The genome window CTGTTGCTCCTGTTCTCGACCTACTGGGACTTCGGCGATCCGACGCGGGGGGCCATCCCGCTCGTCCAGCGGCAGATGGGGCACGCCTGCGAGTGGGAAACATCGATGATCCTCCGGATCGCCCCCGACCTCGTCGGGCCGATCGAGGACCTCGACGACGTCTCCTTCGAGTTCGGCTTCGGCAAGGCCTACCGCGGCTGGGTCACGCAGGACCGGACCGAGACCGGCCACATCGGAGCCCCCCGGTCAGCCACCCCCGAGAAGGGGGAACAACTCTTCCAGACGTACGCCGTCGGAGTCACGCGGTTCCTCCGTGAGGTGGCCGAGTGGGACGGGCAGGGTTGGAAGACGTAGGTGGTTGAGAGCCAGAAGGCTTTCTGAACGCTGAAGGCGTTGCACAACCTTATAGCCTGGGGCAACGCCCCAGGAACCATGACGGCGCTCGACCTCAAGCCCTGAAGGGGCGTTACAACCTGGACGTTGTGTCGCCCCTTCAGGGCTCATCGATCACCGCTGCCCGCAAACCTGGGGCGCTGCCCCGGGCTGGATTGTTTCACGCCGTTGGCGTGGCCGGCTCTGAACATCCCGTCTCTCCGGGGCTCTTGCGTTGGTCCCGCCCGCCGCTGCGGGTCAGAAGGAACCCGCATGCTCTGCCAAACAAGACCTGCATCTCACCGTCGCGATCTCCCATCCCGCGTGAAACTCCTTGGTCCCCTTCGTGCCTCCTTGGTGTCCTGGTGTTTAACTCCCTCTCGGGATTCCTTCACGGACTCTTCCGATTACGTCAACGGAATGCGCCGCGTTGACTTCTCTCAACACGTCGACCTCGCGCGTGGTTCCCCGTAATAAGGTGGTGCCGAAATTGAAGTTGCGCCGCCTCGAGATCCCTCCGAGTTTCCAGGCATTTCTTGACCGTCCCCTAACACCCTGTAGAATCTCAATGCAACGCTTGTTCGCCACGACACACTCGCAAGTGCTCTTGCGGCCGCTGTTTGGGCCTCAACGTTGCAAGATGCCCACGGACCGGTGAAGACCGCTTCACCGGCAACTCCCCGGAGGGGACGCAGGGACTGAGATCGAACGCTCCGATGGATGCCCATCCGAAGTGTCAGACTCGTTGCAACGGCCTGCTTTTCACGAACATGCGAGGGACCCGTGTCGGAAGATTTCACGAACGATTTTCGTGAGATCGTGCGCGACCGGACCGACATCGTCCAACTCATCGGCGAATCCGTCGCGCTCATCCCCGCCCACGGGGGACGCGAATACAAGGGGCTGTGCCCGTTTCATGACGACCACAACCCCAGCATGATGGTCTACCCGCAGCGGCAGAGTTTCCGCTGCTGGTCCTGTCAGACCGGGGGGGACGTCTTCACGTTCGTCATGGAACGGGAGAAGGTCACCTTTCCGGAAGCGATGGAAATCCTGGCGCGGCGGGCGAACCTCGCACTGCCGGAACGATCGAAGCGATCCAACTCAACCTCCGGTCCGGACAAACCGGCACTGTACGAGGCCCTGCTGTGGGCTCAGGAAGTTTTCCACAGCACTTTTTTGAAAGACCCCTCCGCCGAGAAGGCACGGGACTATGTTCGTTCACGCGGCCTCACGGACGAGACCGTTCGGCAGTGGAAAATTGGTTACCACCCCAACAGCTGGGACTGGCTGCTACTGCAGGCCAAGGGCAAGTTCGCCCCGCCGCAGCTGCTCGCCGCCCGCCTGATCGGGGAACGGGAGAACGGACAGGGACACTACGACAACTTCGTCGACCGGGTTCTGTTTCCGATTCACAACGAACGGGGACAGCCCGTCGCCTTCGGGGGACGCGTCTACCCCGGCGGAGTCGACACGGGACGCGGTAAATACTGGAACAGCCCGGAGAGCGAAGTCTTCCTGAAGCGGAAGATGCTCTACGGATTCCATCACGCCCGTGATGTGATCCAGAAGTCGAATACGGTTCTCGTCACGGAGGGTTACACGGACTGCATCGCGTGCCATCAGCACGGGGTGAAGAACGTGGTTGCCACCCTCGGGACGGCCCTGACGGATCAGCACGTCACCGTCCTCAAGCGGTTCGCCCAGAAGGTGGTCCTGCTTTATGACGGCGACGAGGCTGGACAGAAAAGCTCGGAACGGGTGATCGAAAGCCTCCTGGCGGAGGACGTGGACCTGCGGGTCCTGTCGCTGCCCGGGGAATGCGATCCGGATGAATACCTCCGGGAGGAAGGGGCCGACGCCCTGCGAGCCCTGGTGGAATCCGCCCCCGAGGCGTGGGAGTTCAAGCTCCGCGTCGTCGAGAGGCGGTACAGCCTCCGCACAATCGACGGCCGGCAACGGATCCTGGACGAGATGCTCCAGCTCCTTGCCGCCGCACCGAAGATGTCCCGGCACATCCGGGAAGACCTGCTGCTCTCGTCGCTCGCCCATCGGCTGAATTTGCCCGATGGCCGCGTGCGGGAGCGCTACAATGAGATCAGACAAAAAAAAGCGGACGGCCGCCCCGAGACCCCTGGAACCGTGGCGGCCCCGAAGATTTCGGAGGCCGTTAGCCGCCTGTGCAGTCGGGGAACGAACCCGGACAACCGAGCGGAATGTGAGTTGCTTGGGTTCCTGATGATCAGTCCGGAACTCAGCCCTTTTGTGGAAAAGGCCGTTTCCCCCGAACAGATCCGGCATCCGGCCTTGCAGGCGTTGCTGAAATACGTTGTCGACTTTTCAACCAGTCACCCGGGAGCCACCTACGAATCGTTGATGACCCAGCTCGATGATCCGGACCTCAAGCGTCTGGTCGTCTGGCTGGATGAGCTTGCCCAGGCTCTTGAACTGGGCCGGAAGCTCCGCGAAGGCGGAGTCGACCAAACCGACGGCTGTCCCCGTTTCCTCCGGCAGGCCCTTGACGCATTCGTCTGGCGCCAGGAACAACAGTCGTACAAGCAACGGACGGCATTGCCGTCGTCCTCGACTGGCGAAGGAACGCCGACGCCCGACGAACTTCTTCGTCAGGCGCAACAGTTTCACCAGAGACGTGCCACCAAGAAAACTGGCGTGTAGCTGATTCTCACAAGGACCCTTCCGCCCGAAACCGCAAACCGACACGACACCGCCGGCCTCCCCGTGGACGCCCGTTGTTCGTTCCCCACGTCTGCTGTCGCCGGAGCTTCTCAGCCCGGCCGCTCCTGGACGTCCCGGAACCAACGCTGCCCATCGCCACCCGGAACGCTCGCTCCCTCGCGATCGATTTGCTTTTCAGCGGAATTCCCGAGACAACTCACGATCGGTGCTGGTCAGCCGGAGGATTCATTCGCCATGCATCTTTTCGATGATGGTCTTCGTCAGCTTCTGGAAATCGGCAAGCGTCAGGGATTCCTGACCTTCACGCAGATCAACACCTATATCCCGGACGAGGCAGTCAGCCCGGAAAAGCTCGATGAGCTGCTGATGCTCTTGGAGGAGATGGGCCTCCGCGTTCAGGACGATCTCAAGGAACGCCGCACCGAGCCCGCCCCGCCGAAGAAGGGGGCGAAGAACGCCAAGGCTCCGCCGAAGATCAAGACCTCGGACGAAGGCCGGCGGATCGAAGACCCGGT of Planctomyces sp. SH-PL14 contains these proteins:
- the dnaG gene encoding DNA primase; the encoded protein is MSEDFTNDFREIVRDRTDIVQLIGESVALIPAHGGREYKGLCPFHDDHNPSMMVYPQRQSFRCWSCQTGGDVFTFVMEREKVTFPEAMEILARRANLALPERSKRSNSTSGPDKPALYEALLWAQEVFHSTFLKDPSAEKARDYVRSRGLTDETVRQWKIGYHPNSWDWLLLQAKGKFAPPQLLAARLIGERENGQGHYDNFVDRVLFPIHNERGQPVAFGGRVYPGGVDTGRGKYWNSPESEVFLKRKMLYGFHHARDVIQKSNTVLVTEGYTDCIACHQHGVKNVVATLGTALTDQHVTVLKRFAQKVVLLYDGDEAGQKSSERVIESLLAEDVDLRVLSLPGECDPDEYLREEGADALRALVESAPEAWEFKLRVVERRYSLRTIDGRQRILDEMLQLLAAAPKMSRHIREDLLLSSLAHRLNLPDGRVRERYNEIRQKKADGRPETPGTVAAPKISEAVSRLCSRGTNPDNRAECELLGFLMISPELSPFVEKAVSPEQIRHPALQALLKYVVDFSTSHPGATYESLMTQLDDPDLKRLVVWLDELAQALELGRKLREGGVDQTDGCPRFLRQALDAFVWRQEQQSYKQRTALPSSSTGEGTPTPDELLRQAQQFHQRRATKKTGV